The Sagittula sp. P11 genome window below encodes:
- a CDS encoding 3-hydroxyacyl-CoA dehydrogenase NAD-binding domain-containing protein, producing the protein MTGHVLEFLGETKLELGGATCREGNWRAGRDGDGILWLALDKADSGTNTISEDVIRELEGHVAAAEADLPKALVIRSAKPGGFAAGADIASFDALSDGGAEELLKQGHAVLDRIEALNCPTICVVHGAALGAGFELALACDTRIATPGASFGFPEVLLGLHPGLGGTVRLPALIDPTEAMTLMLTGKTAYTKKAKSLGIADAVVEERHVAAAVLAAAQGEITPPAPGLKARAFGFDQARSLAARQMRSQTEKKAPKAHYPAPHALIDLWEEHGDDPVEMQKAEIASFARLLDNETSKNLRRVFFLRQGLKDAGRGDDGIAHVHVIGAGAMGAEIAAMAAIKGKRVTLGDVETAPLGKALKLAAKICDDKHLSRIETRDALDRLMPDPKGYGLASADLVIEAAPEDLDVKKKVYDSLTLKPGAILASNTSSLSVDTLAAQVADKARFAGLHFFNPVSKVDLVEVVRSSATEDDTARRLAAFCVSIGKLPARVADYPGFVVNRALTPYLMEAMVLMDEGVPKEVIDSAALRFGMPMGPVTLADQVGLDIGLHVAESLRDSLDKPIAEISDSLRAKVAAGELGKKTGQGFYDWSEGTPHPDASLDDAPDDLTDRLILPMLDACVEVLRKGVAESADQVDGAMIFATGFAPFRGGPMHYAKTRGRDEIAARLKELEEAHGPRFAPDEGWSTLD; encoded by the coding sequence ATGACCGGACATGTGCTTGAATTCCTGGGCGAAACGAAGCTGGAGCTTGGCGGCGCCACGTGCCGCGAGGGCAACTGGCGCGCGGGTCGCGACGGCGACGGCATCCTCTGGCTGGCGCTCGACAAGGCCGACAGCGGCACGAACACCATCTCCGAGGATGTTATCCGCGAGTTGGAGGGCCATGTCGCCGCCGCCGAGGCGGACCTGCCCAAGGCACTGGTGATCCGTTCGGCGAAACCCGGGGGCTTTGCCGCCGGGGCCGATATCGCCAGCTTCGACGCCCTGTCCGACGGCGGCGCGGAGGAGTTGCTGAAGCAGGGCCACGCCGTGCTCGACCGGATCGAGGCGCTGAATTGTCCGACGATCTGCGTCGTCCACGGCGCGGCCCTGGGCGCGGGCTTCGAACTGGCGCTGGCCTGCGACACCCGCATCGCTACGCCGGGCGCCTCCTTCGGCTTTCCCGAGGTGCTGCTTGGCCTGCATCCGGGTCTCGGGGGCACCGTCCGCCTGCCCGCCCTGATCGACCCGACCGAGGCGATGACGCTGATGCTGACCGGCAAGACGGCGTATACGAAGAAGGCGAAGTCGCTCGGCATCGCCGACGCGGTGGTGGAGGAACGCCATGTCGCCGCCGCTGTGCTGGCCGCCGCGCAGGGTGAGATCACCCCGCCCGCGCCGGGGCTGAAGGCGCGCGCCTTCGGCTTCGATCAGGCGCGCAGCCTCGCCGCGCGGCAGATGCGCAGCCAGACCGAGAAGAAAGCGCCCAAGGCGCATTACCCCGCCCCGCACGCGCTCATCGACCTGTGGGAAGAGCATGGCGACGACCCGGTCGAGATGCAGAAGGCCGAGATCGCCTCCTTCGCGCGGCTTCTCGACAACGAGACCTCGAAGAACCTGCGCCGCGTGTTCTTCTTGCGCCAGGGCTTGAAGGACGCGGGCCGCGGCGACGATGGCATCGCGCATGTCCATGTGATCGGGGCCGGTGCCATGGGCGCCGAGATCGCCGCGATGGCAGCAATCAAGGGCAAGCGGGTGACGCTGGGCGATGTCGAGACCGCGCCGTTGGGCAAGGCCCTGAAGCTGGCAGCCAAGATCTGCGACGACAAGCATCTGAGCCGCATCGAGACCCGCGACGCGCTCGACCGGCTGATGCCCGACCCGAAGGGCTACGGCCTCGCCAGCGCCGACCTCGTGATCGAAGCCGCGCCGGAAGACCTCGACGTGAAAAAGAAGGTCTACGACAGCCTGACGCTCAAACCCGGCGCGATCCTCGCCAGCAACACCTCAAGCCTGTCGGTCGATACGCTTGCGGCGCAGGTGGCCGACAAGGCGCGCTTTGCCGGGCTGCATTTCTTCAACCCGGTCTCGAAGGTCGATCTGGTCGAAGTGGTCCGCAGCAGCGCCACCGAGGACGACACGGCCCGCCGCCTTGCGGCCTTCTGCGTGTCCATCGGCAAGCTGCCCGCCCGCGTGGCCGACTATCCCGGCTTCGTCGTCAACCGCGCGCTCACGCCCTACCTGATGGAGGCGATGGTGCTGATGGACGAGGGCGTTCCGAAAGAGGTGATCGACAGTGCCGCGCTGCGCTTCGGCATGCCGATGGGGCCGGTGACGCTGGCCGATCAGGTCGGCCTCGACATCGGATTGCACGTGGCCGAGTCGCTGCGCGACAGCCTCGACAAGCCGATAGCCGAGATCTCCGACAGCCTGCGCGCCAAGGTGGCGGCCGGGGAGTTGGGCAAGAAGACCGGTCAGGGCTTCTACGACTGGTCAGAGGGCACGCCCCACCCCGATGCCAGCCTCGACGACGCCCCCGACGACCTGACCGACCGCCTGATCCTGCCCATGCTCGACGCCTGCGTCGAGGTTCTGCGCAAGGGCGTGGCCGAAAGTGCCGACCAAGTGGACGGCGCCATGATCTTCGCCACCGGTTTCGCGCCCTTCCGCGGCGGGCCGATGCACTATGCGAAAACCCGGGGGCGCGACGAGATCGCAGCCCGGCTGAAAGAGCTGGAAGAGGCGCATGGCCCGCGCTTCGCCCCGGATGAAGGCTGGTCCACCCTTGACTGA
- a CDS encoding acetyl-CoA C-acetyltransferase — translation MSPHASQRVFLVDGARTPFLKARGGPGPFTPVDLAVQCGRPLLARQPFDRTAFDLVILGCVNVIADEMNPSRVAALRLGLGEQTVAFSVQINCGSGMQSIDTAYRYIRDGSHQMILAGGAEALSHSPLVLRQSAVEWFGRMSTAKGPLDQAKAMAGIRPEFFKPVIGLERGLTDPITELNMGQTAEVLAHRFGITRETADTYAMQSHHRLAAAQTEGRLADEVMPAIDRDGTVYDHDDGVRPDSDMAGLAKLNPVFEKPYGKVTAGNSSQITDGASWCILASERAVEAHGLTPLAEIKDSEWAGLDPSIMGLGPVLSTAPIAQRHGLGAEDIDLWELNEAFAAQVLSCLAAWADDDFCREVLGYDAAFGRIDRDSLNVDGGAISLGHPVGTSGNRIVLHLANAMKARGARRGIATECIGGGLGGAMLLEAVQ, via the coding sequence ATGAGCCCCCATGCCAGCCAACGCGTGTTTCTCGTCGACGGCGCACGCACGCCCTTCCTCAAGGCCCGCGGCGGCCCCGGCCCCTTCACGCCCGTCGATCTGGCGGTGCAATGTGGCCGCCCGCTGCTGGCGCGTCAGCCCTTCGACCGCACCGCCTTCGATCTGGTGATCCTCGGCTGCGTGAACGTCATCGCCGACGAGATGAACCCCTCGCGCGTCGCCGCCCTGCGGCTGGGTCTGGGCGAGCAAACTGTGGCCTTCAGCGTGCAGATCAACTGCGGCTCGGGGATGCAGAGCATCGACACCGCCTACCGCTACATCCGCGACGGCTCTCACCAGATGATCCTCGCGGGCGGGGCCGAGGCCCTCAGCCATTCGCCGCTGGTGCTGCGCCAGTCCGCCGTCGAGTGGTTCGGCAGAATGAGCACCGCCAAGGGTCCGCTCGATCAGGCCAAGGCGATGGCGGGCATCCGGCCCGAGTTCTTCAAGCCCGTCATCGGGCTGGAACGCGGCCTGACCGACCCGATCACCGAACTGAACATGGGGCAGACCGCCGAGGTGCTGGCGCACCGCTTCGGCATCACCCGCGAAACCGCCGATACCTACGCCATGCAAAGCCACCATCGACTGGCCGCCGCCCAGACCGAAGGGCGGCTCGCAGACGAGGTGATGCCCGCCATCGACCGCGACGGTACCGTCTACGACCACGATGACGGCGTGCGGCCCGACAGCGACATGGCGGGGCTGGCCAAGCTGAACCCGGTCTTTGAGAAGCCCTACGGCAAGGTGACGGCGGGCAATTCGAGCCAGATCACCGATGGCGCGAGCTGGTGTATCCTCGCCTCCGAGCGGGCGGTGGAGGCCCACGGCCTGACCCCGCTGGCCGAGATCAAGGACAGCGAATGGGCCGGGCTCGACCCTTCGATCATGGGTCTTGGTCCGGTGCTGTCCACCGCCCCCATCGCGCAACGCCACGGGCTGGGGGCCGAGGATATCGACCTTTGGGAATTGAACGAGGCCTTTGCCGCGCAGGTGCTGTCCTGCCTTGCCGCTTGGGCGGACGACGACTTTTGCCGCGAGGTGCTGGGCTACGACGCCGCCTTCGGACGGATCGACCGCGACAGCCTGAACGTCGACGGCGGGGCGATCTCGCTTGGCCACCCGGTGGGCACCAGCGGCAACCGCATCGTGCTGCATCTGGCCAACGCCATGAAGGCGCGCGGCGCCCGGCGCGGCATCGCCACCGAATGCATCGGCGGCGGGCTGGGCGGCGCCATGCTGCTGGAGGCCGTGCAATGA
- a CDS encoding acyl-CoA dehydrogenase — translation MTGLRSRFLTKPIHAWAKGVLPALSQTESEALNAGEVWWEAELFSGNPDWSKLLAVKAPTLSAEEQAFLDGPCRDLCRMISDWKINHADADLPEEVWTFLRQQGFFGMIIPKAHGGLGFSAFAHSEIIRFISTRSVATAVTVMVPNSLGPGELIHQFGTDAQKEHWLPRLADGRELPAFGLTSAEAGSDASAMVDEGVICKGEWHGEEVLGIRLNWAKRYITLAPVCTVLGLAFKLRDPDGLLGETKDIGITCALVPTDLEGVETGRRHLPSSTMFMNGPTTGKDVFIPLENIIGGPDYAGRGWMMLMSALAAGRGISLPSMGCAAIALSAHTTGAYARIRQQFNLPIGKFGGIQKPMAELAAGCYAMDGARRLTCAGLDEGRALSVISAIMKAHATYRMRDALNHAMDVHSGKAVIDGPSNYLLPLYRAVPIGITVEGANIVTRSLIIFGQGSIRAHPHMLDNMMALQQPDPEKSLEAFDKSFWAHVGHTTRTLFRAWGRALTGGRFAPAPDAGAAAPIYRELSRWSAAYALTADFAFLTLGGALKRKEMISGRMGDILSEMYILSAALKRWEDEGRQEADLPALRYAAAEGFKRIQIALDEVIANLPARWAAWVLRVITRPGSPRRGADDQLTEAVSALIYEPSEARDRITGRVFEGCDRDGVQVLNQCYAKVVEMAPVMKRLRDARKTPQEALEAGILSEAELAEIAAMQALVDEVVAVDDFTPEALTDLFPNRTTNRDTNRGDTPREAAE, via the coding sequence ATGACAGGATTGCGTTCGAGGTTTCTGACCAAGCCCATTCACGCTTGGGCGAAGGGGGTTCTGCCGGCCTTGTCCCAGACCGAAAGCGAGGCGCTCAACGCCGGGGAAGTCTGGTGGGAGGCCGAACTCTTCTCGGGCAATCCGGACTGGTCGAAGCTCCTCGCCGTCAAGGCGCCGACGCTCAGCGCAGAGGAACAAGCCTTCCTCGACGGACCCTGCCGCGACCTCTGCCGCATGATCAGCGACTGGAAAATCAACCACGCCGACGCCGACCTTCCGGAAGAGGTCTGGACCTTCCTGCGACAGCAGGGCTTCTTCGGCATGATCATCCCCAAGGCCCACGGCGGGCTCGGGTTCTCGGCCTTCGCCCATTCCGAGATCATCCGCTTCATCTCCACCCGCTCGGTCGCCACGGCGGTCACGGTCATGGTGCCCAATTCGCTCGGGCCCGGCGAATTGATCCACCAGTTCGGCACCGACGCGCAAAAGGAGCACTGGCTGCCGCGCCTCGCCGACGGGCGCGAACTTCCGGCCTTCGGACTGACCAGTGCCGAAGCGGGCTCCGACGCCTCGGCGATGGTGGACGAAGGGGTCATCTGCAAGGGTGAGTGGCACGGCGAAGAGGTGCTCGGCATCCGGCTCAACTGGGCCAAGCGCTACATCACGCTGGCGCCGGTCTGCACCGTGCTGGGCCTTGCCTTCAAGCTGCGCGACCCGGACGGGCTGCTGGGAGAGACCAAGGACATCGGCATCACCTGCGCCCTCGTCCCCACCGATCTGGAGGGGGTGGAGACCGGACGGCGGCACCTGCCCTCCTCCACCATGTTCATGAACGGGCCGACCACCGGCAAGGACGTGTTCATCCCGCTGGAAAACATCATCGGCGGGCCAGACTATGCCGGGCGCGGCTGGATGATGCTGATGTCCGCGCTCGCCGCCGGGCGTGGCATCTCGCTGCCCTCGATGGGCTGTGCAGCCATCGCGCTTTCGGCGCATACGACCGGCGCCTATGCCCGCATCCGTCAGCAGTTCAACCTGCCGATCGGCAAGTTCGGCGGCATCCAGAAGCCGATGGCAGAGCTTGCCGCGGGTTGCTACGCCATGGACGGGGCCCGCCGCCTCACCTGCGCCGGGCTCGACGAGGGCCGCGCGCTCTCTGTGATCTCGGCGATCATGAAAGCCCATGCCACCTACCGGATGCGGGACGCGCTGAACCACGCGATGGACGTGCATTCCGGGAAGGCGGTAATCGACGGGCCGTCGAACTACCTGCTGCCGCTTTACCGTGCCGTCCCCATCGGCATCACCGTAGAGGGGGCGAACATCGTCACCCGCTCTCTGATAATCTTCGGGCAGGGCTCGATCCGGGCGCATCCGCATATGCTCGACAACATGATGGCATTGCAGCAGCCCGACCCCGAGAAATCGCTTGAGGCCTTCGACAAGAGCTTCTGGGCCCATGTGGGCCACACCACCCGGACGCTGTTCCGGGCGTGGGGCCGGGCGCTGACCGGCGGACGCTTTGCCCCCGCCCCCGACGCGGGCGCCGCCGCCCCGATCTATCGCGAACTGTCGCGCTGGTCGGCGGCCTATGCGCTGACGGCGGATTTCGCCTTCCTGACCTTGGGCGGTGCGCTCAAGCGCAAGGAGATGATCTCGGGTCGCATGGGCGACATCCTGTCGGAGATGTACATCCTCTCCGCCGCGCTGAAACGCTGGGAGGACGAAGGCCGTCAGGAGGCAGACCTGCCCGCGCTGCGCTATGCCGCCGCCGAAGGCTTCAAGCGCATCCAGATCGCGCTGGACGAGGTGATCGCCAACCTGCCCGCCCGCTGGGCGGCCTGGGTGCTGCGGGTCATTACTCGGCCGGGATCGCCGCGCCGGGGGGCCGACGACCAACTGACCGAAGCGGTGAGCGCGCTGATCTACGAACCCTCAGAGGCGCGCGACCGGATCACCGGCCGCGTCTTCGAAGGCTGCGACCGTGACGGCGTGCAGGTGCTGAACCAGTGCTACGCCAAGGTGGTCGAGATGGCCCCGGTGATGAAGCGGTTGCGCGATGCACGCAAGACGCCGCAGGAAGCGCTCGAGGCGGGCATCCTCAGCGAGGCCGAACTGGCCGAGATCGCCGCCATGCAGGCGCTGGTGGACGAGGTGGTGGCCGTCGACGACTTCACCCCCGAGGCACTGACCGACCTCTTCCCGAACCGCACCACAAACCGCGACACCAACCGGGGCGACACCCCGCGCGAGGCCGCGGAATGA
- a CDS encoding IclR family transcriptional regulator has protein sequence MQDENETSRGSETSLAKAIRLLPIVAERNATGVNLSTIARKADLTTATARRLLQGLVDGGLLSFDPYSKIYTLGIGLFDLAGAPGSPRQFDSLRMNLRPVVEEVAAVSGDTVYLTVPFGDEAICIDTATGSYPISANTLHVGSRRPLGVGAGSAAILAAMPQDRRDRLIASHREVYGRYGELTTAEVRRMVAHWQSHRYLVNNSMIIAGVSAIAVAVFDASDTLLAGVSVSALKTRLGGQRRKDVVSIMTDALERAGFKT, from the coding sequence GTGCAGGACGAGAACGAAACCAGTCGGGGATCCGAGACGTCGCTTGCGAAGGCCATCCGGCTTTTGCCGATCGTCGCGGAGCGCAATGCGACCGGGGTCAACCTGTCGACGATCGCGCGCAAGGCCGACCTGACGACGGCCACCGCGCGGCGGCTGCTTCAGGGGCTGGTGGATGGCGGGCTCCTGAGTTTCGACCCGTATTCGAAGATCTACACACTGGGCATCGGGCTGTTCGATCTGGCCGGGGCGCCCGGTTCGCCGCGCCAGTTCGACAGCCTGCGGATGAACCTGCGCCCCGTGGTGGAGGAAGTCGCGGCGGTGTCCGGCGACACGGTCTATCTGACCGTGCCCTTCGGGGACGAGGCGATCTGCATCGACACCGCGACCGGCTCCTACCCGATCTCGGCCAACACTTTGCATGTTGGGTCACGGCGTCCCTTGGGCGTGGGGGCGGGCAGCGCGGCGATCCTGGCCGCCATGCCGCAGGACCGGCGGGACAGGCTGATCGCGTCGCACCGGGAGGTCTATGGCCGCTACGGCGAGCTGACCACGGCAGAGGTGCGCCGCATGGTCGCCCACTGGCAGAGCCACCGGTACCTCGTGAACAACTCGATGATCATTGCGGGCGTCAGCGCGATTGCCGTCGCGGTCTTCGACGCGTCCGACACCTTGCTGGCCGGGGTGTCCGTCTCTGCGCTGAAGACGCGGCTGGGCGGACAACGGCGCAAGGACGTCGTTTCCATAATGACGGACGCGCTGGAGCGCGCCGGCTTCAAGACCTGA
- a CDS encoding class I adenylate-forming enzyme family protein → MYPIHFFDRAARLWPDHVAVECGGEVVTYSDLHGRVQALAAGLQAIDPEFGSRVGICCYNTVEHLVAWLAVLAAGKVWVPLQPMNAQEELLRSVEFTRASIVIVQPETAQKLSGAQARFVMADARSDKTDTTAALCRTHAGQAPKAGNLPLSATQAIKFTGGTTGRPKGVMQPYRAWNTNIAIQIAAWSLGEGQRYLAAAPITHGTSTYILPTLATGGTLVLLDRPRPEQTLHFLQAERITTTFVPPTVLYMLMEQPNVRDADYSHLKNLIYGAGPMRPEAIGRAQEIFGPCLASTYGQTEAPQIATMISARELADPEKRTSVGRETLLSRVEMMGPDGQILPTGETGEIVIRGDLLMTGYWDQPEATEKALKDGWLHTGDLGMKDADGYVYIRGRAKEMIITGGFNVYPADVETVMGEHPDIVDCAVFGVPDDKWGEAVHAAVQVRDGARVSGKEIIAFVRERLGPVKTPKSVRFMTDLPRNAIGKLQKSQLAEQHLAEMAVAVKEG, encoded by the coding sequence ATGTATCCCATCCATTTCTTCGACCGCGCGGCGCGCCTCTGGCCGGATCATGTCGCAGTCGAATGCGGCGGTGAGGTCGTCACCTACAGCGACCTGCACGGCCGGGTGCAGGCCCTGGCGGCGGGGTTGCAGGCCATCGATCCGGAGTTCGGCTCGCGGGTCGGCATCTGCTGCTACAACACGGTCGAACACCTCGTGGCGTGGCTTGCGGTTCTGGCGGCGGGCAAGGTCTGGGTTCCGCTCCAGCCGATGAACGCGCAGGAGGAATTGCTGAGGTCGGTGGAGTTCACCCGGGCAAGCATCGTCATCGTGCAGCCGGAGACGGCGCAGAAGCTGTCCGGCGCGCAGGCGCGGTTCGTGATGGCCGACGCCCGTTCGGACAAGACCGACACGACGGCGGCGCTGTGCCGGACCCATGCCGGGCAGGCGCCGAAGGCGGGCAACCTGCCGCTGTCGGCGACGCAGGCCATCAAGTTCACCGGCGGGACCACCGGGCGCCCCAAGGGCGTCATGCAGCCCTACCGGGCTTGGAACACCAACATCGCCATCCAGATCGCCGCATGGTCGCTGGGCGAGGGGCAGCGCTACCTTGCCGCGGCGCCGATCACGCATGGCACCTCGACCTACATCCTGCCGACGCTGGCGACCGGCGGCACACTGGTGCTGCTGGACCGCCCGCGCCCGGAACAGACACTGCATTTCCTGCAGGCAGAACGGATCACCACGACCTTCGTGCCGCCTACCGTGCTCTACATGCTGATGGAGCAGCCGAACGTGCGCGATGCTGACTATTCGCATCTGAAGAACCTGATCTATGGCGCGGGTCCGATGCGGCCCGAGGCCATCGGCCGTGCGCAGGAGATCTTTGGCCCGTGCCTCGCGTCGACCTACGGCCAGACCGAAGCGCCGCAGATCGCCACGATGATCTCGGCCCGGGAACTGGCCGATCCGGAGAAACGCACATCCGTCGGGCGCGAGACGCTGCTGTCGCGGGTCGAGATGATGGGCCCTGACGGGCAGATCCTGCCCACCGGCGAGACCGGGGAGATCGTCATTCGCGGCGACCTTCTGATGACCGGCTACTGGGACCAGCCCGAGGCGACCGAGAAGGCGCTGAAGGACGGCTGGCTGCACACCGGCGACCTCGGGATGAAGGACGCGGACGGCTACGTCTACATCCGCGGCCGCGCCAAGGAGATGATCATCACCGGCGGGTTCAACGTCTATCCCGCCGACGTCGAGACGGTGATGGGCGAACACCCCGACATCGTCGATTGCGCCGTCTTCGGCGTGCCCGACGACAAGTGGGGCGAGGCCGTGCATGCCGCGGTTCAGGTGCGCGACGGGGCACGGGTGTCCGGGAAGGAGATCATCGCCTTCGTCCGGGAGCGGCTGGGGCCGGTGAAGACGCCGAAGTCGGTACGCTTCATGACGGATCTGCCGCGCAACGCCATCGGAAAACTACAGAAATCGCAACTCGCCGAACAACATCTCGCCGAGATGGCGGTTGCAGTGAAGGAGGGATGA
- a CDS encoding citryl-CoA lyase: MPTQAPTTSLCRYTDTEIFYRDRNLVDDLLSGQADFVSVMMSHILGREVTPAQQRVMHAILIVMMEHGLTPSAIATRSIYMSAPENLQGAVAAGLLAVGSQFVGTIENNARLLAELVDLDTEAQAARAAEIVREHRTRKAHLPGFGHHLHRPDDPRALKLIEIGKAESASTRYIDALLALSAAVDAEFGRHITINATGATAALLGDMDIPVELMRGFAVISRAAGLVAHIAEEQQKPSGRFIWETVDKAMPFGD, translated from the coding sequence ATGCCCACGCAGGCGCCGACCACGTCCTTGTGCCGTTACACGGACACAGAGATCTTCTACCGCGACCGCAATCTCGTCGACGACCTGTTGTCGGGTCAGGCGGACTTCGTCTCGGTGATGATGAGCCACATCCTCGGGCGCGAGGTGACGCCCGCGCAGCAGCGGGTGATGCACGCCATCCTGATCGTGATGATGGAGCATGGCCTGACGCCGAGCGCCATCGCCACGCGGTCGATCTACATGTCGGCGCCGGAGAACCTGCAGGGGGCTGTGGCCGCGGGTCTTCTGGCCGTGGGCAGCCAGTTCGTCGGCACGATCGAGAACAATGCCCGCCTTCTGGCAGAGCTCGTGGACCTCGACACCGAGGCGCAGGCGGCCCGCGCGGCAGAGATCGTGCGCGAGCATCGTACCCGCAAGGCGCATCTGCCGGGCTTCGGCCACCACCTGCACCGGCCCGACGATCCGCGCGCGCTGAAGCTGATCGAGATCGGCAAGGCCGAGAGTGCCTCGACCCGGTACATCGACGCGCTGCTGGCCCTGTCGGCGGCCGTCGATGCGGAGTTCGGGCGGCATATCACGATCAACGCGACGGGCGCCACGGCGGCCCTGCTGGGCGACATGGACATCCCCGTGGAGCTGATGCGCGGCTTTGCCGTCATCTCCCGCGCGGCGGGTCTGGTGGCGCATATCGCCGAAGAACAACAGAAACCGTCCGGCCGCTTCATCTGGGAGACGGTCGACAAGGCAATGCCGTTCGGAGACTGA
- a CDS encoding SDR family NAD(P)-dependent oxidoreductase, translating into MTDHAIVTGGARGIGAAIAERLKADGLSVAVVDRIAPQHGHADAFIELDLSDVEATLDALTRFCEGRRVTRLVNNAGIVMPATVEETDPASIDQVSAVNLRAPLVCLQAVLPSMKAAGLGRVVNISSRVALGKELRTAYAATKAGLHGMTKTWALELGRHGITVNAVGPGPIATELFNKVNPPGDPRTEKIIETVPVKRTGTPEDVAEAVGFFCSEGAGFVTGQVLYVCGGMTIGSA; encoded by the coding sequence ATGACGGATCATGCTATCGTGACAGGCGGGGCGCGCGGTATCGGCGCGGCGATTGCCGAAAGGCTCAAGGCGGACGGCCTGTCGGTCGCGGTGGTCGACCGGATCGCGCCGCAGCATGGCCACGCCGACGCGTTCATCGAGCTGGACCTTTCGGACGTGGAGGCGACGCTCGACGCGCTGACCCGTTTCTGCGAAGGGCGGCGCGTGACCCGGCTGGTGAACAACGCGGGCATCGTGATGCCGGCCACTGTCGAGGAGACCGATCCGGCCTCCATCGACCAGGTGTCCGCCGTCAACCTGCGCGCGCCGCTGGTCTGCCTGCAGGCGGTCCTGCCGTCGATGAAGGCGGCGGGGCTGGGCCGCGTGGTCAACATCTCGAGCCGGGTGGCCTTGGGCAAGGAATTGCGCACCGCCTATGCGGCGACCAAGGCCGGGCTGCACGGCATGACGAAGACATGGGCGCTGGAACTGGGCCGCCACGGCATCACCGTGAACGCGGTCGGGCCGGGTCCCATCGCCACCGAGCTGTTCAACAAGGTCAACCCGCCGGGCGATCCGCGCACCGAGAAGATCATCGAAACCGTACCCGTCAAGCGCACCGGCACCCCGGAGGACGTGGCAGAGGCCGTCGGCTTCTTCTGCTCGGAGGGGGCGGGCTTCGTGACGGGGCAGGTCCTGTACGTCTGCGGCGGCATGACCATCGGTTCGGCATGA
- a CDS encoding tripartite tricarboxylate transporter substrate binding protein produces the protein MNINRRHTLAALGAVSMLALGTVAQAQEYPTKRITIIVPYSAGGSTDILARQVADGLTKVLDETVTVENRPGAGATLGTTMAAKARADGYTLFMGQVSSHGIAPAVYKNLQYDAVADFAPIKLLITIPNVMVVNKESPYQTAAEFLDAAKAEGKTFGSSGVGSSIHLSGEMFKSRTGANMTHVPFRGSGEAVPALLAGDVDVMFDNLPSAMPQIQSGALRALAVTTPSRSDKLQDVPTLDELDIPELDGFAARSWFGLLAPAGTDPEIVATLSTALDEVIASESFVTFADTRGAQIEGGSPEEFAKFIEDELSSWKTVVDEAGVTVE, from the coding sequence ATGAACATCAACAGAAGGCACACGCTTGCCGCGCTCGGCGCGGTTTCGATGCTGGCCCTGGGCACGGTTGCCCAGGCGCAGGAATATCCGACCAAGCGCATCACGATCATCGTGCCCTACAGCGCGGGCGGGTCCACCGACATTCTGGCGCGCCAGGTGGCGGACGGTCTGACCAAGGTGCTGGACGAGACCGTGACGGTCGAAAACCGTCCCGGTGCCGGCGCGACGCTGGGCACGACCATGGCGGCCAAGGCGCGAGCCGACGGCTACACGCTGTTCATGGGGCAGGTGTCGTCGCACGGCATCGCTCCGGCGGTCTACAAGAACCTGCAGTACGATGCGGTCGCGGACTTCGCGCCGATCAAGCTGCTCATCACCATCCCGAACGTCATGGTGGTGAACAAGGAAAGCCCCTACCAGACAGCGGCAGAGTTCCTCGACGCGGCCAAGGCCGAAGGCAAGACCTTCGGGTCTTCGGGCGTCGGCAGCTCGATCCACCTGTCGGGCGAGATGTTCAAGTCGCGCACCGGGGCGAACATGACGCACGTGCCGTTCCGCGGCAGCGGCGAGGCGGTGCCCGCGCTTCTGGCGGGCGACGTCGACGTGATGTTCGACAACCTGCCGTCGGCCATGCCGCAGATCCAGTCCGGCGCCCTGCGCGCGCTGGCGGTGACGACGCCCTCGCGGTCCGACAAGCTGCAGGACGTGCCGACGCTGGACGAACTCGACATCCCGGAACTGGACGGTTTCGCGGCGCGCTCGTGGTTCGGTCTGCTGGCGCCTGCCGGCACCGACCCGGAGATCGTGGCAACGCTGTCCACGGCGCTGGACGAGGTCATTGCCAGCGAGTCCTTCGTCACATTCGCCGACACGCGCGGCGCGCAGATCGAAGGCGGAAGCCCGGAGGAGTTCGCCAAGTTCATCGAGGACGAGCTGTCGAGCTGGAAGACGGTCGTCGATGAGGCGGGCGTGACCGTCGAGTGA